GCGCAGGGCGGCGTTGCTCGCAGCTTATTTAGAACAACTAAACCACGCTGCTCGCGCCTTGCCCTGCACCACATGGGCTATAGGCGCGGCCACAACCAAACGCCAACAGACCCTAGGGCCTTGCTAAAACCTGATTTATGAGTCAGGTTTTGCGACGAGCCATTTCCCCCGTGCCGGAGTCATCCATGATTGTCGATCGCCAGGGCAGACGTTTTCGCAATTTGCGTATCAGTCTGACTTCAGCATGCAACTACGCCTGCACCTACTGCGTGCCCAACGGCAAGCGGCTGGTCGCTGCGCAGGATGAGCTATCCGCCGAGGCCATGGTGCGCGGGGTGGCCTATCTGATTGAAGCAGCGGGCATCGAGCGCTTGCGCATTACCGGTGGCGAGCCGCTGGTCAGCCCAAAGCTTGAAACCTTTATGCGTGAAGTCGGGCAGTTGGGGTTGAGTGATATCAGCCTGACCACTAACGGCCAGTTGCTTGCGCGCAAGCTGCCACTGCTGCTGGATGCGGGCATCCGCCGGCTCAATGTTTCCCTCGACACCCTTGACCCTGAAGCGTTTCGCCGCATTGCCCGGGGCGGCGACCTGCCGACCGTGCTCGACGGCATGCAGCAGGCCCGTGAAGCGGGAATCAAGATCAAGGTCAATATGGTGCCGTTGCGCGGGCAG
This genomic stretch from Pseudomonas deceptionensis harbors:
- a CDS encoding GTP 3',8-cyclase MoaA, with the protein product MIVDRQGRRFRNLRISLTSACNYACTYCVPNGKRLVAAQDELSAEAMVRGVAYLIEAAGIERLRITGGEPLVSPKLETFMREVGQLGLSDISLTTNGQLLARKLPLLLDAGIRRLNVSLDTLDPEAFRRIARGGDLPTVLDGMQQAREAGIKIKVNMVPLRGQNLDQVMPLLEYCLERGFELRFIELMRMGHLASDGNAFLQQFVSLQQLLSLIGERYEYLQADAPIDATAVRYQIPGHGHFGVIANESVPFCRTCSRLRLSSTGWLHGCLSSSNRHYVGDLLNKPRHQALPALQGLLMKALGDKQDVAFSGGATVMKIIGG